The Christensenella timonensis DNA segment CCTTGCCATTTTGGAGGACGTATGCGATATCAGTGCGCGCCTGGTGGTCAACCAAGTCAGCTTGAAAACAAAAGCGGATAAAATCCAACCGCTGATCGGGAAGCTCGGCGAAGCATTGGAGGAAATGTAATATGTTACCGATCCTTTTTTCCGGAGACGCAGGAGAACTGAAAAGGCGCTTGCTGATGCGCAATGAAACGGACTATACCGAAGAACAAAAAGTCGTTGACGAAGTGCTTGCGCGGGTCAGGCAGCAAGGCGACGCGGCGCTTTTTGATTATATTAAAAAATTTGACGGCTTTGACGTTGCCGCCGACACGATTTTGCTTACACAGCAGGAAGTCGGGGAGGCCTTTGACCGCGTAGACGAAAATTTGCTTGGGGTGATGAAGGAAGCCGCCGCCAATATCGAAGCGTTCCATAACCGCCAAAAGCGTGAAAATTGGTTTATCGAGTCTGAAGGTAAAATGATCGGCCAGCTGTATATCCCTGTGGAAAACGCAGGGGTCTATGTACCCGGCGGAAAAGCCGCTTATCCCTCCAGCGTACTGATGAACATTATTCCGGCTAAATGCGCAGGGGTAAAAAATATTGCTGTCGCAACACCCGCGCGGAACGGAAAGGTCAATCCCGTTACCATAGCGGCCGCTAAGATCGCGGGCGCCGATAAGATTTATAAGATGGGCGGGGCGCAGGCCATCGCCGCTTTTGCCTACGGGACGCAAACTGTCCCTAAAATGGATAAAATTACAGGGCCGGGCAACATATATGTGGCGCTGGCAAAAAAGAGCGTATACGGAGTCGTGGGCATCGATATGATCGCCGGGCCGTCGGAGGTACTGGTGATCGCCGACGAGCAGGCGAACGAGCGCTTTATTGCCGCAGACTTCCTTTCACAGGCGGAACACGATGAAATGGCTGCCTGCATCCTCGTGACTGTCTCTGAGGAAAAGGCGCGGCGAGTGAGAAAGGAGATCCTCCGCCAGGCAGGGATGCTCCCCAAAAAAGAAATCGTTATGAAATCGCTTGAGCAGTATGGCACGATCGTAGTGGCAAAGGATTTAGATGACGCCGTAGCGGTGTCCAACCTGATCGCCCCGGAGCATCTTGAAATATGCGTACGTGAGCCGATGCAGCTCCTTGACAAAATCCAGAACGCCGGCTCCATCTTCTTAGGGGAATATTCGCCGGAGCCTCTGGGGGATTATTTTGCGGGCACGAACCACGTGCTTCCGACAAACGGTACGGCACGGTTTTCTTCGCCCCTGAACGTTGACGATTTCCAAAAGAAATCCAGTGTGATATACTACACAAAGGAAGAATTTGAACGGGAATACCAAAAGGTCGCTTCCTTTGCAAAGGCGGAAGGGCTGGATGCGCACGCGCGGTCTGCCGAAATACGCTTTAAAGATTGAGGGGGAAACTACATGCGGAAAAGCACGATACAGAGAAAAACCAATGAAACGGATATACAGCTCGAGCTGAACCTGGACGGCAGGGGAACTTACAAGGTAAAGACCGGCGTGGGATTTTTTGACCATATGCTGGAGCTGTTTGCCAAGCATGCGCAAATAGACCTCACGCTTTCCTGCGCGGGCGATGTGCATGTCGATGCGCACCACACGGTAGAGGACTGCGGCATTGTCCTCGGCGAGGCGATCAAAAGCGCACTGGGCGACAAGAAACGGATCCGCCGTTATGCCACGAAATTCGTGCCGATGGATGAAACGCTGATGATGGCGAGCCTCGATATCAGCGGGCGCCCTTACCTTGCCTACCATGTCACTTTCTTGCAGGGCAAAATAGGCGATTTTGACGCCGAGCTCTGCGAGGAGTTTTTTCGCGCGGTCGCTTTTCACGCGGGCATCACGCTGCATATCAATTTGCAGTATGGAAGCAATACGCACCACATCATTGAAGCAGCGTTCAAAGCCTTTGGACAGGCGCTGCGCGAGGCGGTATCCATCGATCCCGACCTTGAGGGTGTATTTTCGACAAAAGGGGTATTATGATAGCGGTCATAGACTACGGAATGGGAAATTTGAGAAGCGTGGAAAAAGCGTTTGCTTTTTTGGGCTATGACGTCTGTGTGACGAACGATGCCCGGAAAATCAGGGATGCAAGCCATTTGGTGCTCCCGGGGGTGGGCGCGATCGCGGATGCCTTAACGCACCTTAAGCAGCGCGGACTGTTTGAAGAGATCATTGCCCAGAGCCGGACGGGCAAACCCTTTTTGGGGATATGCCTCGGCATGCAGCTGCTTTTTGATAAGAGTTTTGAAAATGGCGAACACAAGGCGCTGGGACTCGTCCCCGGCGCTGTACAGCCTTTTTCCTGTACAGGACTTAGGATCCCGCATATGGGCTGGAACACGCTTAAAACGAACGCCAGCCCTCTATTTGAACAGGAGAATCCCTGCGTCTATTTTGTACATTCTTATCACGCGGCCCAAGTACCGAAGGAGTATGTGAGCGCGACGACGGAATATGGATATGGTTTCGTATCGGCGGTGCAGAAGGACAATGTGTATGGGCTGCAGTTTCACCCTGAAAAAAGCGGTGATACGGGTCTTGCGATGCTGAAATTATTTGGAGGACTGAAAGCATGAAAATTTATCCTGCGATCGATATCAAAAACGGAAAATGCGTACGTTTGCAACAGGGAGTGATGGACAGCTCCACAGAATACGGCGATCCGCTTGAAATGGCAAAAAAGTGGGCGGAAAAGGGCGCTTACTATTTACATGTGGTGGATCTCGACGCGGCGTTTGCCGGGGAATTCGTGAACAGGGAAGTGATCACGCAAATCGTGCAG contains these protein-coding regions:
- the hisH gene encoding imidazole glycerol phosphate synthase subunit HisH, with translation MIAVIDYGMGNLRSVEKAFAFLGYDVCVTNDARKIRDASHLVLPGVGAIADALTHLKQRGLFEEIIAQSRTGKPFLGICLGMQLLFDKSFENGEHKALGLVPGAVQPFSCTGLRIPHMGWNTLKTNASPLFEQENPCVYFVHSYHAAQVPKEYVSATTEYGYGFVSAVQKDNVYGLQFHPEKSGDTGLAMLKLFGGLKA
- the hisD gene encoding histidinol dehydrogenase, which translates into the protein MLPILFSGDAGELKRRLLMRNETDYTEEQKVVDEVLARVRQQGDAALFDYIKKFDGFDVAADTILLTQQEVGEAFDRVDENLLGVMKEAAANIEAFHNRQKRENWFIESEGKMIGQLYIPVENAGVYVPGGKAAYPSSVLMNIIPAKCAGVKNIAVATPARNGKVNPVTIAAAKIAGADKIYKMGGAQAIAAFAYGTQTVPKMDKITGPGNIYVALAKKSVYGVVGIDMIAGPSEVLVIADEQANERFIAADFLSQAEHDEMAACILVTVSEEKARRVRKEILRQAGMLPKKEIVMKSLEQYGTIVVAKDLDDAVAVSNLIAPEHLEICVREPMQLLDKIQNAGSIFLGEYSPEPLGDYFAGTNHVLPTNGTARFSSPLNVDDFQKKSSVIYYTKEEFEREYQKVASFAKAEGLDAHARSAEIRFKD
- the hisB gene encoding imidazoleglycerol-phosphate dehydratase HisB; its protein translation is MRKSTIQRKTNETDIQLELNLDGRGTYKVKTGVGFFDHMLELFAKHAQIDLTLSCAGDVHVDAHHTVEDCGIVLGEAIKSALGDKKRIRRYATKFVPMDETLMMASLDISGRPYLAYHVTFLQGKIGDFDAELCEEFFRAVAFHAGITLHINLQYGSNTHHIIEAAFKAFGQALREAVSIDPDLEGVFSTKGVL